One region of Triticum aestivum cultivar Chinese Spring chromosome 6B, IWGSC CS RefSeq v2.1, whole genome shotgun sequence genomic DNA includes:
- the LOC123138353 gene encoding transcription factor MYB93 codes for MGRSPCCDENGLKKGPWTPEEDQKLTDYIEKHGHGSWRALPKLAGLNRCGKSCRLRWTNYLRPDIKRGKFTPEEEQTILQLHSVLGNKWSAIAKHLPGRTDNEIKNFWNTHLKKKLIQMGFDPMTHRPRTDFFAALPQLIALANLRQLVEQRPWDDQSASQLQADAVQAAKLEYLQCLLQSAAAIATSPSSSSINTIPTDLEQIGLLSPSQMSSLSSLSSPRILEGINGQDLVSGQVPDIQIPSSSFFEHEQPIINGTNQNSDYSANSGEGENGTQKPLLLSEDSLPPLTDFPISNLGDACSTSSCDAEGNSTQLPIWSDSFYDEFMSEFA; via the exons ATGGGGAGGTCCCCTTGCTGCGACGAGAATGGCCTCAAGAAGGGGCCTTGGACACCCGAAGAGGACCAGAAGCTCACGGACTACATCGAGAAGCATGGCCATGGGAGCTGGAGAGCACTGCCTAAGCTTGCAG GACTCAACAGGTGTGGCAAGAGCTGCAGACTGAGATGGACCAACTACCTGAGGCCAGATATCAAGAGAGGAAAGTTCACACCCGAGGAAGAGCAGACCATCCTCCAGCTCCACTCCGTCCTTGGCAACAA GTGGTCAGCCATCGCGAAGCACCTCCCCGGACGGACTGACAACGAGATCAAGAACTTCTGGAACACCCACCTGAAGAAGAAGCTGATCCAGATGGGCTTCGACCCGATGACACACCGACCGAGGACCGACTTCTTCGCCGCGCTGCCACAGCTCATCGCGCTCGCCAACCTCCGCCAGCTTGTGGAGCAGCGCCCGTGGGACGATCAAAGCGCCAGCCAGCTGCAAGCCGATGCAGTGCAGGCAGCAAAGCTCGAGTACTTACAGTGCCTGCTTCAGTCCGCAGCAGCCATTGCAACTAGTCCCAGCTCCAGCAGCATCAACACCATCCCCACTGACCTAGAGCAAATCGGCCTCCTGAGTCCTTCGCAGATGTCTTCCTTGTCTTCGCTGTCATCTCCAAGGATCCTAGAGGGTATCAATGGCCAAGACTTAGTATCCGGGCAAGTGCCTGACATCCAGATACCTAGTAGCTCATTCTTTGAACATGAACAGCCTATCATCAATGGTACCAACCAGAACTCAGATTACAGTGCAAACAGCGGTGAGGGGGAGAATGGCACCCAGAAACCGCTGCTCCTGTCAGAGGACTCCCTTCCGCCACTTACCGACTTCCCTATTTCCAACCTCGGCGATGCTTGCAGCACCTCAAGCTGTGACGCTGAGGGCAACAGCACCCAGCTCCCTATTTGGTCCGACTCATTTTATGATGAGTTCATGAGCGAGTTTGCATGA
- the LOC123138354 gene encoding 50S ribosomal protein L29, chloroplastic codes for MATMSLAAASPLTASTPRGLAVSAPRAPFLGLRSFGAPATRFAGLAAAPRPSGRGDAAVVRMAKREQELEEIRAMETENLEQEVVDLKGELFLLRLKRSARQEFKSSEFGRMRKRVARLLTVRREREIEQGINKRNSRKLDRKWKLGIVVGPPPSLREKEEED; via the exons ATGGCGACGATGTCCCTCGCCGCGGCCTCACCCCTCACCGCCTCCACTCCCCGCGGCCTCGCCGTGTCCGCGCCCCGAGCGCCATTCCTCGGCCTCCGCTCATTTGGCGCGCCGGCGACGCGGTTCGCGGGACTGGCGGCGGCGCCGCGACCGTCGgggaggggcgatgcggcggtggTGAGGATGGCGAAGAGGGAGCAGGAGCTGGAGGAGATACGGGCCATGGAGACGGAGAATCTGGAGCAGGAGGTGGTGGACCTGAAGGGGGAGCTCTTCCTGCTCCGCCTCAAGCGCTCCGCGCGCCAGGAGTTCAAGTCCAGCGAGTTCGGCCGCATGCGCAAGAGG GTTGCTCGTCTGCTGactgtgagaagagaaagggaaattGAACAAGGAATCAACAAAAGAAATTCTAGGAAGCTTGACAGGAAATGGAAACTGGGTATTGTGGTTGGACCACCACCATCTCtaagagagaaggaggaggaggactag